TAGAATTACAAGTGGCATTTCAATAGAAAATGATTTAAAAGAAATTTATAAAGAGAATCTTGAGGGTGGAAGAAGTTACTATGACAATATTAAAAAACTACTTCGAGACAAAAAAGGTTCTGTTATAGCTAGTTATGTATTTCCTATTGATTTAGTTCAATATCAAAAAATTTCACCAGAAATTAAAATTCACGAAAAATATTATGTTAAAAAATCATACTATATGCCATTTTCTAAAAAATCAAAGATCACAGAAAAAAATCGACTGGTTTTTTGGGAGAAAGTAAGTGAGTTTTACAATGATAATAATGCTACAAAAAAAATACTTGATAAGTATAAATAGAATGATTTTTTAATTATTTAAGCTGCTTTAATTTTTTTGAAATTATTATAACATTCTATTTGTTTATAATTTTTATTTAAAACAACACAATAAAAGTAAAAGAAAAATATAATTAAAGGTATGACTTTTACATTGTACGGCTCAAGGTAATTGATTTTAATTATTTTAGGTACTATGTCTGTAGAAGATAAAGACGTAACAAGCATTTTAAGCCAAAATACCCAACTTTTAAAAATTTGATATTCTTTATAATAAGCCAAATAAATAGATACCCCAAGTGCTCCAATTATAATTGTTGGACTTTCTGTTTTTTGGTTAAATATCACTATAAAAATAAGGCCAAGAATTAAAAGATCAATTTTTTCGTGTTCTAATAAATTATTTTTAAAATTGCTTAAGTAAATTTTTTTAAAAATAAGTATTGAAAATAAAATTAATCCAAAAACTTGATAATACATAGAGTGAATATTTAAATTTAAAAAATTATTAGATACTGCGATTAAAGACATGCCATAGCTACTGGTTTCTATTTTTAATAAATGAAAATAAGATAAAAATTGGCTAATAAAATAATCGTAACTAGAAATAGATATAATGCATAAAGATAATAAAATTAAGCTGAAAGAAGTATATAGTAAGAATTTAAATATTGTTTTAACATTTTTAAAAATTAAGTTGTACGCAACAAAAAAACCATAAATTTTAAATACAAGTAAAAATGAGCTCGCTGCTGAAAATAAAAAAAGTTTATTTTTTTCTAATAAATGATAACACATAACAAAAAGCGCAGCTAAGAGTGCATTTGATTGAAAATTATTTGCATTGTTAATAATTTCTGGAAGAATGATTGCAAGAACAATAACTTTTTTTCTCTCAGAAATTTTAAACATGGTTATGCTTTTAAATAACATGAGTGCATTAAATAAATTCCAAAGTATTGCCCCAATTTTTAAGTTAAATAATAAAAAAGGAAACATAATTAATGGAAAGAGTGGCGAATACTTATAAAGATCAAAATACTCGATATTGTAATGTACGTACAAATTCTGTTGTAGCAGAATATGTTTTAAAGAGTTTAAAAAAATGTAATAATTATTTGCAGAGTTATCGCTTACAAAAATTTTAATGAGACTTATAATTAAAATAACTAAAATGTATATTAGTAACATTTTTTTAATATTAAATTTTGAGAAAGTATCTTTTTTCATTAGTGAGCCTAATTTTTTTACCTTTTATTGATTGGTGGGTGAACGAGTGGTTCAAAGAACTGTATAGAGGTATATAATTTTAATAATAATTTCAATTTATTTTGAAATTATTATTAAAATATTAATATTATTGTTTTTTAATTATGAGTGTAAATAAATTATTTTGGCCTAATAAAAAAATCATCTTGATATCAAATAATAACAATATGATTTTTTTGGTTTTTAGATTTTAATAATGTAATTAACATAAGCATTTTTAGGGCGGGTTTCGTTGTCGCCTGCAGCAGAGGTGGAACCAGAAATTGAAAGGCCTGATAAATACCTTGAAAAATTAAATGAGTAGTTGGGTAAGCTGAAGCTCACTGAGTGTGAGTGGGAGCCTGCTGATTCTGTTTCACTTGGGAGTTTATATGGTGCGTTGTCAAAGTCTGTGCGTCCGCTTCCAATCATTCCTTGACCACCTGCGTGACTTTCAGAAAAAAAAGAATCTTGAAATTTATGACTATGGCTCCCACCAGTCGAAGTCCACGTACTAATATTTCTTTGATTGGGAGTTGCTTCGCCGCTCACACTTAAATTTGTCCCACCAGTCGATAAACTTCCTGAGCCATGACTATGGCTATTAAATGCGTCATTTTGAATAGAGCCAACATTGTTACCCGTATTCCCACCCATGTTCATGGCCATACGATTGGGTGCAGAAGGCTCAATAATATGCGCTCTTTCTCCAGCTACGCCGCGTAAAAATAATCCTCTGTAATCTGGCAAACGAAATGTTGCATTACCATCTCCAACGCCATGGGCGGTACCAATTGTATCAAATAATTCTTCATACATTTCACGTGACACTTCGCTGCCATCACACAGTAGCCAGCCATCTGGTACTTTGTTTTTATCGCCTGCAAACGCCACTACGGTTCCTGTAGGAATAGATGGATTTTGGCCTAGTCTATGTACTTCTGTTACAATGCTATTAAGTTTATCTTGCATTGCCATAAATTCTTGCAAATTAACAGGATCATTTGCGTGCGCATGCACACTTAGTAAGGATGCTGTGCTAATTAAATATGCAATTTTTTTTCTCATAAAATTTCCTTTAAAAAGTTACTAAAGGTAAAGTACCAATTAAGTAAACCAAAATTTGTTACAATAAATTAACTTATCTGTAAAGTTTAAAAAATAAATTTATTTAATTGACTATAATTTAAAAAATTACTACTAAATTTTATTAATTCTTGCATTTTTAAATTATTTGCAAGTTATTTATTTTTTTAAGAAAGAAATTTTTATGCTAAAAAATAAAGTAATTTTATTAAGTATTTTTGGTGGTTCTGTTTTGTTGCATAACTTTGCGTTACCTAGTGAAGTAACAGCACAGCGCAAAAAACGTAGTGTTGTAATGGATTATAATGATTCATTTTTGCAAATTGCAACAAGTCAAACAACGGTTTGCACAATAAAATCAAGTAACTTTGCGTTAGAGTGCTCATCTTTGTATCAAGATGGTTCTCGCTTCATTGCTCCGCACACTGCAATAAGTGGTGAATTTGTTTCTGTTGCGTTAAGTGCAAGTCATTTTTGCGCAATTGCAAAAAACTCCAATGCGTTACTCTGCTGGGGCAATAATAATTTTGGGCAATTAGGTATTGGCAATACAGTATCGCAAAATGTGCCAACGGCTGTTTCATCTCAACTTAAATTTATTCAAGTTGTAGCGGGTACACAAAATACTTATGCCATTTCTCAATCTGGCGAATTATTTGGGTGGGGGTATAATTCTAACGGCCAATTGCCTTCGCGTGATCTTAATGTAACAGAGCCTATTAAAATTCAGTTTCAAAATAATGCAACAAAGTTTTTTCAAGTTGCCGCAGGCAATAATTTTTATTGTGTACTTTCTCAAGAAAGTGAAATTGAGGGGGCTAAATTTGGCAATATTTATTGTGCAGGGGAAAATAAATTTGGCCAAGTTGGAGTAAAAGCTTCGCAAAAATTTGTAAAGCAGTTACAGAAAGTTGGAAATAAGCAATATCTCTCTGTTGCGGTGGGGCAAAATCATGCCTGTGCAGTAACAAAAGATAGCAAAGTAGAATGCTGGGGCGACAACACTTTTGGTCAAGTTGGAGTGAACCCACGCAATAAACATTATTTTCATAAGCCACAAAAATTATTAAGCTCTCAAGAAAACTTTAACAATTTAAAATTTAAAAATGTTGTTGCAACAAATTTTTCTACATGTGTTATTGATGAAAATAATAAATTGTATTGCTTTGGTGATAACACTTTTGGGCAACTTGGAGGTGAGCCTAAGTTTAACACAATACCCATTAATTTTTTAGGCAATCAAACACGCTACATTCAATTTGAGCCTCGTGCACCCTATTCAGAGTGGAACCAAAATGTTGCAATGGTAACTGGTAACGATAAAACAACTTGTTCTATTAATAATACAGATAGTTCTATATTGTGCTGGGGTTTTATAGATAAAAATAAATACCAAAATTTAAGCATGGGCACTGTTGCCAAATGCGGCATAAGTATTTATGGAGATCGTTTACTTTGTGACGGCAAGTTAGACAAGACAAATTCTATAGAAAGAAAACAGCATCTACCTTGGGTGTTGCCAACACAAACACCATGGGCAAGTAAAGAGTCTTATGAGCAAATTAGTATGAACTCTTATATTGCTTGTGGGGTAACAAAAGGCGCTGAGCAAAATTTAGCATGTTGGGATTACGAAGCCACAACCGATCGAAGTGATCTTTACGCTTTTCCTGAAACTACTTTTAAAGACAATTCTCCAATTGTTCCTTTTAAAGTAGAAAAAGTTGTGGTAGGTACAAAACAT
This region of Spirobacillus cienkowskii genomic DNA includes:
- a CDS encoding glycosyltransferase family 87 protein, translating into MKKDTFSKFNIKKMLLIYILVILIISLIKIFVSDNSANNYYIFLNSLKHILLQQNLYVHYNIEYFDLYKYSPLFPLIMFPFLLFNLKIGAILWNLFNALMLFKSITMFKISERKKVIVLAIILPEIINNANNFQSNALLAALFVMCYHLLEKNKLFLFSAASSFLLVFKIYGFFVAYNLIFKNVKTIFKFLLYTSFSLILLSLCIISISSYDYFISQFLSYFHLLKIETSSYGMSLIAVSNNFLNLNIHSMYYQVFGLILFSILIFKKIYLSNFKNNLLEHEKIDLLILGLIFIVIFNQKTESPTIIIGALGVSIYLAYYKEYQIFKSWVFWLKMLVTSLSSTDIVPKIIKINYLEPYNVKVIPLIIFFFYFYCVVLNKNYKQIECYNNFKKIKAA
- a CDS encoding tail fiber protein, with the protein product MRKKIAYLISTASLLSVHAHANDPVNLQEFMAMQDKLNSIVTEVHRLGQNPSIPTGTVVAFAGDKNKVPDGWLLCDGSEVSREMYEELFDTIGTAHGVGDGNATFRLPDYRGLFLRGVAGERAHIIEPSAPNRMAMNMGGNTGNNVGSIQNDAFNSHSHGSGSLSTGGTNLSVSGEATPNQRNISTWTSTGGSHSHKFQDSFFSESHAGGQGMIGSGRTDFDNAPYKLPSETESAGSHSHSVSFSLPNYSFNFSRYLSGLSISGSTSAAGDNETRPKNAYVNYIIKI